In one Solanum dulcamara chromosome 1, daSolDulc1.2, whole genome shotgun sequence genomic region, the following are encoded:
- the LOC129888363 gene encoding cell number regulator 2-like, translating to MSAKSAVTGTPLANGGVKGEWTTGLCGCFEDASNCCVTCCCPCVTFGRNVEIIDQGTTSCAHAGVIYYCLAHVGWACIYTCTYRTKLRAFFSLPEDPCGDCLVHCCCLPCAVCQEYRELKNRGFDPSQGWMANAQKWSQAGVTVPPLIAPGMTR from the exons ATGTCTGCAAAATCAGCCGTAACAGGAACTCCGCTTGCCAATGGTGGTGTTAAGGGAGAATGGACGACCGGTTTATGTGgttgttttgaagatgcctCTAACT GCTGTGTCACTTGTTGCTGTCCTTGTGTCACCTTTGGACGAAATGTTGAGATAATTGACCAAGGAACTACTT CTTGTGCTCATGCTGGTGTAATCTACTATTGCCTGGCTCATGTTGGTTGGGCTTGTATCTACACATGCACTTATCGTACAAAATTGAGAGCTTTCTTTAGCTTGCCAGAGGACCCTTGTGGAGATTGCCTTGTCCATTGCTGTTGTCTTCCTTGTGCTGTTTGCCAAGAATACAGAGAGCTCAAAAACCGCGGTTTTGACCCCTCCCAAG GATGGATGGCTAACGCTCAGAAATGGAGTCAAGCTGGAGTTACTGTTCCTCCCCTTATTGCACCAGGAATGACTCGCTAA